The DNA window AGTGATCAGTTCTCTTCCCATTGATCGATAATTCCGCAAATGGTCAGATCCGTGATCGTTTTCTTATCCGGCATCGCCATGCGAGCCGCTGAACCACTGGTGGTGAACACCCACTTGCCCACAGGCGCGCCCACCGGATCGGTGGCTACAAACACGCCACCGCGTTGATTTTCCAGAACACGCAAAGAAGTGTGGCGAAATCCGGGAGCCCGCCGGGTGCACACCAATTCGTCTGTGACGCGCATGATGTCCATCAGCTGTTTTCCACACTCCAGTGGTCGATAATCCCAACAATGGTTAGATCTGATGGAAACTCTTTGCTACCTGCGGCCTCACGTGCAGCAGACGAACCCACACAAATCACCCAGTCCCCGGGAATACAGCCAACGGCATCCACCGCAACACTACGAGCACCACCTTCTTTTTCCTGTACCACCAACAAAGGACGCCGACCGAAGCCATCGAGGCGATTGGTTGAGACCAAAGTTTTTTCAACGCGCATGATCTTCATGGTGTTCTCTCGCTCTCATCCAAGCCTTAGTGCACCGTGCACTCAGACTCAACATCCTCAACAAAACAGCCCCGCTCGCTGCCATGCACATCACTGATGGCCATTTGGCAAAACAGCTGATGGTTATTCTGCAAATGGGCATAACGGCTAGCCAAAGCGTTTTTGACCCGCTGA is part of the Ectothiorhodosinus mongolicus genome and encodes:
- a CDS encoding carboxysome peptide A; the encoded protein is MKIMRVEKTLVSTNRLDGFGRRPLLVVQEKEGGARSVAVDAVGCIPGDWVICVGSSAAREAAGSKEFPSDLTIVGIIDHWSVENS